A part of Streptomyces sp. NBC_01451 genomic DNA contains:
- a CDS encoding DNA cytosine methyltransferase, whose product MILDLFAGPGGWSHALTVLGARDIGLEWDEWACKTRARAGQLTIRTDVARYPAWIFSGRILGLIASPPCQAWSMAGKRLGLVDQPLVHQAVADLAAGRDTREQLLGACADERSLLAAEPMRYLHTLNLAGLPEWVVMEEVPDVLPLWRQYAAIMRTWGFSVWTGILNAADYGVPQTRKRAILLASRVHTAQPPPPTHATAAEPESLFGPGRDRWVSMAEALGWGATDRPVPTVCAGGGPGGGPEPFPSGSHKTLTEARARGAWTPHPDSEIVLASRREGSGWAARHVARENRPADALAPTFTADAHRWSWSLRSNNQSNATVRRADEPAGTLFFGHRANECTWVADTASGVPDGEHRPVPAPIKITAREAGVLQSFPADYPWQGNKGQMFSQIGNAVPPRLAAHLLAPNLNKPFNPDDFTLAA is encoded by the coding sequence ATCATCCTCGACCTGTTCGCCGGCCCCGGCGGCTGGAGCCACGCGCTCACCGTCCTCGGCGCGCGGGACATCGGCCTTGAGTGGGACGAGTGGGCCTGCAAAACCCGTGCCCGAGCTGGGCAGTTGACGATCCGGACCGATGTCGCCCGCTATCCGGCGTGGATCTTCTCCGGCCGGATCCTCGGGCTGATCGCCTCCCCTCCCTGTCAGGCATGGAGCATGGCCGGCAAGCGCCTCGGTCTGGTCGACCAGCCACTCGTCCACCAGGCCGTCGCCGACCTCGCCGCCGGACGCGACACCCGTGAGCAGCTCCTCGGCGCCTGCGCGGACGAACGGTCTCTCCTCGCGGCCGAACCCATGCGCTACCTGCACACCCTGAACCTGGCGGGCTTGCCCGAGTGGGTGGTCATGGAGGAAGTCCCCGACGTCCTGCCGCTGTGGCGGCAGTACGCAGCCATCATGCGGACCTGGGGATTCTCCGTCTGGACTGGCATCCTCAATGCCGCCGACTACGGCGTCCCGCAGACCCGGAAGCGAGCGATCTTGCTCGCCTCCCGCGTACACACCGCCCAGCCCCCGCCGCCCACTCACGCGACGGCCGCCGAGCCGGAGTCGCTGTTCGGACCCGGCCGTGACCGGTGGGTGTCCATGGCCGAGGCCCTGGGCTGGGGCGCCACTGACCGGCCCGTGCCCACCGTGTGCGCCGGCGGCGGACCTGGAGGCGGCCCCGAACCCTTCCCCTCCGGCTCTCATAAAACCCTGACCGAAGCCCGCGCCCGCGGCGCCTGGACACCGCATCCCGACTCCGAGATCGTCCTGGCCTCCCGCCGGGAGGGCTCCGGCTGGGCTGCCCGGCACGTTGCCCGCGAGAACCGCCCCGCAGATGCTCTGGCCCCCACGTTCACCGCCGACGCGCACCGCTGGTCATGGTCACTGCGCAGCAACAACCAGTCCAACGCGACCGTGCGCCGTGCCGACGAGCCCGCCGGCACGCTGTTCTTCGGCCACCGGGCCAACGAGTGCACCTGGGTCGCCGACACCGCCTCCGGCGTGCCGGACGGCGAGCACCGACCGGTGCCAGCCCCGATCAAGATCACCGCTCGGGAAGCGGGCGTGCTGCAGAGCTTCCCCGCCGACTATCCGTGGCAGGGCAACAAAGGCCAGATGTTCTCGCAGATCGGCAACGCTGTCCCCCCGCGCTTGGCAGCGCACCTGCTCGCCCCGAACCTCAACAAGCCCTTCAACCCCGACGACTTCACTCTCGCCGCCTGA